In Parafrankia irregularis, the genomic window GAAGTACGAGTTCTTCGAGCTCACCAACGTCGGTGATGCCGCCGCCGACCTGACCGGTTGGTCATTCTCGGACAGCCACAAGGCCACGAGCGGAGCTTTCAACCTCAGCCTCACCGGCCTGGGTACCGTCGCTCCCGGCCAGTCCGTGGTCGTCACCGAGGCCACCGCGGCGGCGTTCCGCACCAAGTGGGGCCTCGCGGAGTCGATCGTCGTGCTCGGCGGCGAGAACGTCGGCCTCGGCAACGGCGACGAGCTCCACGTCTACGACGCGTCCGGCACGGCGGTCGACAACCTCGTCTACGGAACCAGCCCGCGTACGCAGGGCACGACGGGTGTGCCGATCTCGGTGGCGGCTCTCGGCGCCAACGACATCACTCAGTGGCAGCTCTCCACTCTCACCAACGACCCGAAGTCGTGGGCGGCGCCGAACGGCGGTGACCTCGGCTCTCCCGGCACCAGCCAGTTCGGCAGCGGCATCGACCCGCGTGCCACCTCCGGCGGCGGCACCGGTGGGGGCACCGGCGGCGGGACGGGTGGCGGCACCTTCACGCCCGACCCCAACTGGGCGAAGATCAAGGTCAACGAGGTCTCCTCGGACAACGCTCCCGCGCCGATCCGCGACACGGTCGAGCTCGTCAACACCGGCGGCACGGCCGTGGACATCACCGGCTGGCTGCAGGGCGACAGCGGCGGCCCGTCTTCCGCGACGGGCTTCTCCGACCGCGTCCACCTTGCTGACGGCACGCTGACGACGTCCGTCCCCGCGCACGGTTTCGTGTGGTTCCAGTCGCTGCCGGGCCTGTCGAGCAGCGGCGACGCGGTGCACGTCTACCTGCCGGACGCCGCGGCGGGTGCCGCCGGGACCGAGGTCGACGGCGTCACGTACAGTGCCGGCGCCGCGGGCACGGAAGACCCGGCGAGCTTCGGCGCCGCCTCGGTCGCGCGCTGCCCGGACGGCACCGGTGTCTTCGCCTCGGTCGCCTCGCGCAGTTTCGGCGCGTCCAACGCGACGGCCTGCCAGCAGCAGGTCGTGAACCCGAACGGGCCGACCCCGAACGACCTGCCTGCACCCTGCGCACCCGAAGGGCCGAGCCTCAGCGACCGGTACCTGCCGGCGAGCGCGCTGCCCTGGCCGGGCAGCGCGCAAGTCACCACCGCGGACAACCAGTGCTACTTCGAGACCAGCACCGGCCCCGAGGGGCGTGACGTCTCCGGCCTCGTCTTCTCCAGGACCGAGCCGGGCGTCCTGTGGGCGGTCAAGAACAAGAGCTGGCTGTTCAAGCTCGTCAGGCAGGGCGGCGTCTACGTCGCGGCGCCCGGCTGGACGGGCGGCAAGCAGATCTTCTTCCCGGGCGGCACCGGCCAGCCGGACTCCGAGGGGATCACCGAAGGCCCCGACGGCGCGATCTATGTGACGACCGAGCGGGACAACGCCTCGAACAAGATCGCGCTCAACTCGATCCTGCGGATCGACCCGTCGGCCGCGGGCAGCACCCTCACGGCCACCGCGCAGTGGGATCTCACCAGCGAGTACCCGTGGCTTTCGACCGGTAACTCCACCGAGGCGAACCTCGGCTTCGAGGGCGTCACCTACGTCCCGGACAGCTACCTGACGGCGAACGGGTTCGTCGACCAGCACACCGGTGCGGCCTACGACCCGGCGAACTACCCGGGCCACGGCGCCGGCCTCTTCTTCGCCGCGCTGGAGAGCAACGGCAACCTCTACGCCTACGCCCTCGGCGGCAACGGATCGTTCACCCGGATCGCAATCGTTTCCACCGGTCTGCCGAAGGTGCAGGACGTCCAGTACGACCCCGACCTGGGCCGGATCTGGGCGCTCTGTGACAACGACTGCGCGGTGACCTCGACGCTGCTGAAGATCGACTCGACCGGGTCGATCGTCCCGGAGAAGGTCTTCTCGCGTCCCGCGGGCCTGCCTGACAACAACATCGAGGGCTTCGCGGTGGCGCCGGTCGGCTCCGCCGGCGGCCAGACCCGTGAGGTCGTCTGGGGCGACGACGGCATCTACGGTGCCGGCGTCGGCAGCGCCACCAACGGCCATGCTCTCTACGCCGGCACGCTCAACGTCGACCTCGGCCTCGGTGCGCAGGGCGTCCCGACCGCCGGTGTGTCGCCTTCGAGCGCGCCGGTCGGCAGCCAGATCACGGTGACCGGTAAGGGCTTCGCGCCTGGCGAGACGGTGGACGTCGCCCTGACGGCCACGCCGGGTTCCCTCGACACGGCCGTCGCGAACTCGACCGGTGGCCTGAGCACGACGGTGACGGTGCCGGCGGGTGCCGTCCTCGGTGCGGACGAGATCGTCCTCACCGGGCAGACGTCGGGGATCACCGCCCAGGCGGCCCTCGTGGTGCTGCCGGCCACCTGGGTGAAGACGAAGGCGTACAACGCCGGGGACAAGGTCAGCTACAACGGCCGGACGTACCTGGCGCTCTACTACACCAGCGGCGAGACGCCCGGTTCGAGGGCCGCCGGCGCCTGGGCGGAGTACGCCACCGACGCGGCCGGCAACGTGCTGTGGACGGCGACCGGGGTCTTCAAGGCCGGCGACGTCGTTCTTCACGACGGCATCCGATGGGTCGCGCAGTACTACAGCCGCGGCCAGGTGCCCGGGTCCAGCCCGAACATCTCGTGGAAGGTGGTTGTCGACAACGCCAACCCCGCCCCCTGGATCGCCAACTCCGTCTACGTGGCCGGAGACAAGGTGACCTACGAGGGCCACACCTACCAGGCCCAGTGGTACAACGCGGCCCAGGTGCCCACGAACTCCAAGGGCGCCTGGAAGCTCGTCGGCTAGGTAGACCAGAGAGGTGACTGTGGGGCCGGGCGCGCGACAAGCCCGGCCCCACAGCCGTTTCCGCCCCGCTCCCGAACATCCGCTCGCCGGTCCGCTTCAGGAGCTCGCCGGTCCGGTCCAGGAGGTCGCCGGTCCGGTCCAGGGGGTCGAGTCGAGAACGCGGCCGTGGGAAAGATCGCAGCCCCTGAGCGCTGATCCGGATCCCGGTGGACCGACGGCTGGTCGGGCAGCGTTGCTGCCGGGGCGGATGCGGGGTAGCGGATGCGGGGTAGGTAGTCAACGGCAGAGCGTTCTGGACCGGCTGTACCTTTTCCTGCCACACCGCGTCCTGCCACACCGTGGCGAGGCCGAGGAGAGGTACGGGGGGAGGCTGGGCACGGGAGCCATGGCACAGCGGCGGGCGGCCCGAACTCGGCGATCACGGCCGTGGCGGGTCGAGTGGCTGGTGGCCGTGTGTGTCGTGTTTCTGGCCGCTCTGGCAGTGATCGCCGTCGTGGCCCCCGAGGCGCGGGCGGCTCGTGCCGTCCACAGCGGCGCCGCGCTGGCCGCCGGTCTGGCTGCTGTGGCCGGGGGGTGGACATGGTGGCAGGCGAGGGATGACGGTCATGCCCGTGCATGGCGTCTCCTGCTCGGTCTGGCTGCTTTGACTGCGGTTCCCGGCATCGTGCAGATCGCCGTGGTCGCCGGGTCCAGTCCGCGGATGGCACTGGCGCCGCCGCCGCTGGCCGGCTATCTGACCACGTACGGACTCGCGCTCGCCAGCCTGTTGTCCGTTCCGACGCGACCGGTGGCGGCCGACAGCGGCACGCATCGAGACACCTGCGGTGGCGGCCGCCGTTGGCTCACGGCGGTGCTGGACAGCGTGATCGTGGTCGGGGCCTTTGCCGTCGGCGCCTGGTCGACCGTGCTGGAGCCGGCCCTGCGGGCCGGCACGCCGCACGTCGCGTCCCTGTCGCTCATACTCGCCGTGAACCTGCTCGTCGCGGTGGCGGTGATACTGCTGGCGACCTTTCGCCGCCCGATCGATGGCCCACGCCCCGTTCTCCTGGGCGGCGGACTCTTCGCCCTCGCGATCTCGACCTGCGTCGGCCTGGCCTCCCAGCTCGGCGACCACGGGTCAACGGCGCCCGCTCAGCTGCTCGGCTTCCCTTTCGGATGGACGCTGGTCCTCCTCGCCCTGGTAGTCCAGGCGGCGCACGTCCAGGCGTCTGTTCCCGGGCGGGCGAACTCCGTTCTGATGTGGGGCCACGCTGTCTTCCCTTATCTCCCGCTGGTGGCGGTGGGAGCGTTCCTCGCCGGCGAGGCGCTGGCAGGCACCAGGCTCGGCCAGGTGGAGGTCGTCGCCATCATCAGCCTGCTCGCGATCACCCTGGTCCGCCAGATGATCACCGTGGTTGACAACACCACGTTGCTCTCCCGGCTCCGCGAAAGCCAGCGCGACCTCCAGTACCTGGCGTTTCACGACCCACTGACCGGCCTCGCGAACCGCGCGCTGTTCCTCGACAGGGCCTCGTGGGCGCTCGAACGCCAGGCCCGTGGCGACTCCCCGGTGGGCCTGCTCTACTGCGACCTTGACGGTTTCAAGAGCATCAACGACCGATACGGGCACGCTGCCGGCGACGCCCTTCTACGGCATGTCGCTGAACGGCTGTGCGTCGCCACCCGGGCCTGCGACACCGTAGCCCGACTCGGCGGTGACGAGTTCGCGGTCCTGCTCGATGGAGGCGGCGAGGACCTGGCCAGGCTGGCTGACCGGGTCGCGGACGCCATCCATGCACCGCTCGCGCTAGGCGGCAGTTTCTACAGCCCTGAGGCAAGCTTCGGTCTTGTCCTCGCAGACAGCCCAGCCCTGAGTACCGGTTCCGCGCCACCCGCCTTCCAGGGAACCCGCAGCACCGAGCGGGTCGACTCCCTCCTCGAACAGGCCGACCATGCTATGTATGACGCAAAGCGGGACCATCGGCGCGGAATGGTCACCCACCGGCTGGTTGGCTGACGACGGCGTCGACTATTGGGGGCTACCGGGTTGTCCGCCGGCTCGTTTTCCGCTTCGGTGGGCCGCGCTGCTTTGGCGGCAGGTCACTTCACGTCACGGCGAAACGCCGGCCTACCCCGAACCACCAGGGGTTATCACACAGGGTGATGCGTGGAGGTGAAGGGGAAGGCTCTACCCGTCATGCTGAGCATCCCGGGTAGAGTCGCTCTGCGCGGAGGCGCTGACTCCTCGATGTACGGTCCATTCCGTTTACTTACGACGAGTTACCCGAAAACTCGGGGTTGCGGGGGCACGGGACCCGAAGGGGGCGGGGGTTGACAGGCACGGGCAGCGCACTGGGTGGGAATCGGATCTGCGGCGAGGCGCATGGCGACCGGTGGTTGTGGCGGGAACTGTGCTCCGCTGGCCGGACCCGCGGTCGAATCGGACCTGGGCGGTAGCAGCCGAATGCTTGCTGCCTCGCAAGAAATGGTGAGTGCTGAGCGTGAGCGGATACAGGCGGCGCTGCCGGCCTATGAAGTGGGCGAGGCCTTAGGTCAGGGCGCGTACGGGCTGGTTTTTGCCGCGAGGCATCGCCTGTTGGGCCGCGATGTCGCGATCAAGCATCTGCTGCCTTTGCAGGGTGAGCTACCGGCCCGCCCCTCGGAGGCACGGGTGCTCGCCAGCATGAACCACCCGCACATCGTGAAGATCCATGACTACATCGAGGGCGTGGACGAAGGCGGGCAGCTGCGCCTGATTGTCATGGAGCTGCTGGAGAAGGAAACCCTTCATTCCCGCCTGAGGGGTCAGCGCAGCCGGGGGGAATTCGCCTGCGCTGTGGGCGTCGCCGTCGCCGAGGCGCTGGCGTACGCGCATGCGCAGGATGTGATCCACCGCGATATCAAGCCGCACAACATCCTCTTCGACGAGCGTAACCAGGTAAAGGTCGCTGATTTCGGCATCGCGAAGATCATCCCCGCGTCGGGGGGCACCGTGCGGGGACTCACGGGTACTCCGATCTACATGGCGCCGGAGCAGATGTTCGGCGGCAGACTCGGGCCCTACACCGACGTCTACGCGCTCGGTGTCGTCATGCGCGAGATGCTCACGGGATCGCCGCCCTCTGCGACCATGCCGCCACCTGGCCAGCAGCAACCCGACCCCGACCCCGCCGCGGCGCTGACGCAACCTGCCGGGGCCGCCAGATCCGTGCCGGACGTAGTCAGGCGTGCCCTTGCTCAGGACCCGGCCGCGCGTCCCTCCGCGGTTGAGTTCGCGCGAGATCTTGCTGCCGCCGCTGCGCATACCTATGGCCCGGACTGGATCTCCAGTTCCGGTGTACGACTGCATCTTGATCCCGAGGTTCGGCGGAGTGCGGTGCCGAGGCATCCGACCTCCGGGTGGCGGGCGAGGCCGCTCGCGGCGGTGGCTGCGCTGCTCGTGGCGGTGTTGGTCGTCGTGGTCGGGCTCAGCTCCTGGCTGGTGACAGCGCTGTCGGACGCGCGGAAGGAACGCGCAGGCAGGCAGGCGGCGGTGGTGGGCGGACTGTTGGCCCATGCCGACCGCCTGGTGGACTCCGACCCGGAGCTGGCCATCCGGCTCGCACTGGCCGCGAACAGTGTCGTGGACAATGACGAAACGCGGGCCGCCCTGCAGAGAACGTTGACCAGTACCGGGTATCGGGGCTCCATCGAGCACAAGGGCGTGCTGCGCGCCGTGGCGTTCTCTCCGCAAAGCGAGCGGATCGCCTTCGGCGGCGACAACGGAGAGGTCATCGTCGAGGGCCTGCCGTGGGGCCGGCCCGGCGGAGATCCGATAACACTCTCACACGGAGCCCGGGTCAACGCGATCGCCTTCGCGGACAGCAGGACCCTGGTGACCGCCGGCGAGGACGGACGAGTTCTTCTCTGGAACGTCGAAAGCGCCGGCGGCAAGCCAACCGAGCTTCTCGGCCATGACAGGAATCCGGTCAGGGCGATCGCTTTCGCGGAAGACAAGCGGACCCTCGCGACCGCCGATGCCGCCGGGCGGGTGCTCCTTCGGGACATCCTGCGCCCCGACAGCCGGCCGACCGAGCTTCTCGGCCATCGAGGGTCGGTCAACGCGGTCGCCTTCGGAAAGGGCAGGACTCTCGCCACCGGCGGCGAGGACGGGGTGCTCCTCTGGGACCTCTCCATCCCTGACAGCCAGCCGACAATCCTTCCCGGCCATGAAAAACCGGTAAGCGCCGTCGCGTTCTCGGCAGGCGGCGACAGCCTCGCGACGGCGGACCGCGGTGGCACCACCAGGGTCTGGAAAACCGCTGGCAGCGGTCAGCCCGGCGCACCCGTCGTGCTGGCGCCGCGCAACACCGAGTACTCGGGCCCGATCACCGGCCTCGCCTTTGCGCCTGACGGTCGGCTGATCACCGTCAATGAGGGAGACTGGGTTGACGTGCGGGACGCCGCCAACCCGAACTGGATCCTTTCCTCGTTCACATACGACCACGGTGCCTCGGCGCTTGCCGCCGCCGTCGCCCCGGATGGGAAGACACTGGCTGTTGCCGGCGAGCACGGCGGTGTCCTGCTGTGGAGCCTGGCTCCGGACGGCCAGCCGCACATCCTCGGCGGGCTCATTCCCGGCCTGTATGCGGCCGACATGACTTTCGCTCCCGACGGCACCACTCTGTTCGCCGCCGTGCAGAACACCATCAGGGTTCTGAACGTCGCGGATCCGACCAGCCCGCAGAACATCGGCGAAACCATTCCGCTGAACGGATTCGGGACGGCGCTGGAGACGACAGTCGCCGGTTGTGGCGCGGGTGCCACCTTCACCTGCCGGCTGGCCGTATCCAGCGACACCGGACGCTTCGCGATCTTCGATATCACCGACCGTGGGAACTCCGAGCTCTTCGTGGATCAGTCTGCTCACCCGGGTAAAGCCATACATGACATGCAGTTCAGCGACGACGGGAAGCTCCTCGTCACCGGCGCCCAGGACGGCCAGGTGGCTCTCTGGAACGTGACCAACCCGCGTCAGCCGGTCCAGGTCGGCGGCATCCCCACCGCTCACAAGGGGGCAGTGCGCGACGTGGAGTTCGGTCGCGCTGGCCAAGGTCTTCTCGCCACCGCCGGTGACGACAACGCGGTCAGGCTCTGGGACGTCAACGACCCGGCGAAGCCACAGGAACTGTCCGAACTGCGCAGCCCCCCGCTGGGACCGGTAAACGACGTCACCTTCAGCATGGACGGGAAGACACTGTTCGCCGGCGGCGACGACGGAAATGTCTGGATCTGGAATATCGAGAGTGGCGGTAAAACTGCCACACTCATGGGCCGCCTCGACAGGGAAACCCGCAGCCCGGTCTACGACCTGACATTTCTCGGCGAGGACATCCTCATCGTCGCGGGTGAGGGTCAGGCGGTCAGCTTCTGGGATGTCCGGGACCGGCGCCGGCCGCGTCAGCTCGGGCCGGACGTCGCTGGCCATTTCGGCGCTGTCGTCGACACGAACGTGGCCCGCGACAAGGCTCTGATGGCGACCGCGGGCGCAGACGGGACCATTCGCCTCTGGGGCACCGAGTCGCTGCGGACGGCGGTGCCGGACGACGTCGCGGCCACGGCCTGCAGCCGGGTCGGCGGCGGACCCGGCAGGGACGACTGGGCGCTGTATATCCCCAACCTGCCCTACCGGGAGACCTGCAGGTCATGAACCTGGAACGCAGTCCCTTGAATGACCAGTCCGGTCGGGCTGAGGCGGCTGAGGCTGATGACGGGCCACTGCGGACCCAGCTCGAGAACCTCCGCCGGGACGCGGCCGAGCGGGTCCAGGTCTGGAGCAGACTCGCGGACCGCCGCCGCAGGCTCCACTACGGCGTTGGCGTCCCCGCCGCGATTCTGGCGTCCCTGGCCGGGGCCGCCACCCTCGCCGAGCTGTTTCCGGTGCTCGCCGGCTTCGGTGCTCTCATCTCCGGAGTCCTCGCAACCATCCAGACATTCCTGCAGCCCGACGTGGGCGCTGTTCGGGCGCGAGAGCAGGCCATCGGCTGGCGTGAGATCCGAGAGGATGTATCGGTACTGCTGGAGGTCGACTTTTCGCGCCTGAGCAGCACTGATCGCCGGGATCAGTTCGAACAGCTGCGGGAACGCGCTCAGCTGCTTCAGCGGACCACGGCCGCGAGCCCGGCCGGGACCAGCCCCCCAACGCCTGAGCGCGGTGGCCGGCCGCATCGTCGGCTTCCTCGGCCGTAGGGGCCATTGGTCTTCGCTGCAGGTTCGTCGGTTATGCGGCGAGGTCGGTCATTTGTTCAGATTGGTGGTGAAGTAGTCGGCGAGCCTGTCGACGGCGAGGTCGATGTACTCGCGCTTGTCGTAGAGGTCGACGTGGCTGGCACCCCTGATCCAGTGGATCTCCGCGGGGCCGGTGGCACGCCGGTGGGCTTCCAGTCCCATCCAGGCGGTGACGGCGTGCTCGCCGAGGATCTGCAGGATCGGGCGGGGGCCGATCAGCGGGACGGCGTGGAAGACGTCGCTGGACGCCATCCTGTCGATGCTCTCCCAGGCGAGGAACTTCGCCGAGCGTTCGTGGTAGCCACGGGGGCCGCAGTAGTACTCCCAGCCTTCGACGCCGTGCTGGCCGCCGAGAGCACCGGCCTGTTCGGCGGTCTCGGGGAACATGGTCATCACACCGGGGTCCTCGCCGCGGGCGGCGGCCGTGCGGGCCTGGGCGGCGGCGTCCAGCAGGGACTGGAAGACGGCCGGGTCCTGGGTGCCGTCGGCGCCGTAGCGGAACTGGCGCGCGGGTTCGGCGGTGCACACGGTCGCCACGGCCCTGACCCGGTGGTCGTCACCGGTGGCGGCGAGCGAGTATCCGCCGGAGGCGCACACGCCCAGCAGGCCGATCCGGTCGGCGTCGACCTCGGGCCGGGTCGTGAGGTAGGAGACGGCGGCCTTGAAGTCCTCGACTCGCTGGGCGGGGTCCTCCAGACCACGCGGCAGACCACCGGACTCACCCTGGTAGGCGGCGTCGAAGGCCAGGGCCACAAACCCCCGATCGGCCATCAGCCGCGCGTAGGTACCGGACGTCTGCTCCTTCACCCCGGTACCGGGGTGACCGACCACCAGCGCCGGAAGCGTGGCGCCGTCAGTCGGGTGGTCTGGAACGTAGAGGTGCGCGGCGATCTCGATGCCGGCACTGTCGAACGTGACGCTGGTCCTGGCCATGAGGACGGCTCTCCCTTGTCGATCAGTCGCTGGGTGCCCGCCGTCTGGCGCGTCCGGTGACGGTCTGTCCCGGCTGAGCGCACCCTGTCGGGCGGTG contains:
- a CDS encoding WD40 repeat domain-containing serine/threonine-protein kinase — translated: MLAASQEMVSAERERIQAALPAYEVGEALGQGAYGLVFAARHRLLGRDVAIKHLLPLQGELPARPSEARVLASMNHPHIVKIHDYIEGVDEGGQLRLIVMELLEKETLHSRLRGQRSRGEFACAVGVAVAEALAYAHAQDVIHRDIKPHNILFDERNQVKVADFGIAKIIPASGGTVRGLTGTPIYMAPEQMFGGRLGPYTDVYALGVVMREMLTGSPPSATMPPPGQQQPDPDPAAALTQPAGAARSVPDVVRRALAQDPAARPSAVEFARDLAAAAAHTYGPDWISSSGVRLHLDPEVRRSAVPRHPTSGWRARPLAAVAALLVAVLVVVVGLSSWLVTALSDARKERAGRQAAVVGGLLAHADRLVDSDPELAIRLALAANSVVDNDETRAALQRTLTSTGYRGSIEHKGVLRAVAFSPQSERIAFGGDNGEVIVEGLPWGRPGGDPITLSHGARVNAIAFADSRTLVTAGEDGRVLLWNVESAGGKPTELLGHDRNPVRAIAFAEDKRTLATADAAGRVLLRDILRPDSRPTELLGHRGSVNAVAFGKGRTLATGGEDGVLLWDLSIPDSQPTILPGHEKPVSAVAFSAGGDSLATADRGGTTRVWKTAGSGQPGAPVVLAPRNTEYSGPITGLAFAPDGRLITVNEGDWVDVRDAANPNWILSSFTYDHGASALAAAVAPDGKTLAVAGEHGGVLLWSLAPDGQPHILGGLIPGLYAADMTFAPDGTTLFAAVQNTIRVLNVADPTSPQNIGETIPLNGFGTALETTVAGCGAGATFTCRLAVSSDTGRFAIFDITDRGNSELFVDQSAHPGKAIHDMQFSDDGKLLVTGAQDGQVALWNVTNPRQPVQVGGIPTAHKGAVRDVEFGRAGQGLLATAGDDNAVRLWDVNDPAKPQELSELRSPPLGPVNDVTFSMDGKTLFAGGDDGNVWIWNIESGGKTATLMGRLDRETRSPVYDLTFLGEDILIVAGEGQAVSFWDVRDRRRPRQLGPDVAGHFGAVVDTNVARDKALMATAGADGTIRLWGTESLRTAVPDDVAATACSRVGGGPGRDDWALYIPNLPYRETCRS
- a CDS encoding carbohydrate-binding protein; amino-acid sequence: MKTKAYNAGDKVSYNGRTYLALYYTSGETPGSRAAGAWAEYATDAAGNVLWTATGVFKAGDVVLHDGIRWVAQYYSRGQVPGSSPNISWKVVVDNANPAPWIANSVYVAGDKVTYEGHTYQAQWYNAAQVPTNSKGAWKLVG
- a CDS encoding alpha/beta hydrolase, which codes for MARTSVTFDSAGIEIAAHLYVPDHPTDGATLPALVVGHPGTGVKEQTSGTYARLMADRGFVALAFDAAYQGESGGLPRGLEDPAQRVEDFKAAVSYLTTRPEVDADRIGLLGVCASGGYSLAATGDDHRVRAVATVCTAEPARQFRYGADGTQDPAVFQSLLDAAAQARTAAARGEDPGVMTMFPETAEQAGALGGQHGVEGWEYYCGPRGYHERSAKFLAWESIDRMASSDVFHAVPLIGPRPILQILGEHAVTAWMGLEAHRRATGPAEIHWIRGASHVDLYDKREYIDLAVDRLADYFTTNLNK
- a CDS encoding GGDEF domain-containing protein is translated as MFLAALAVIAVVAPEARAARAVHSGAALAAGLAAVAGGWTWWQARDDGHARAWRLLLGLAALTAVPGIVQIAVVAGSSPRMALAPPPLAGYLTTYGLALASLLSVPTRPVAADSGTHRDTCGGGRRWLTAVLDSVIVVGAFAVGAWSTVLEPALRAGTPHVASLSLILAVNLLVAVAVILLATFRRPIDGPRPVLLGGGLFALAISTCVGLASQLGDHGSTAPAQLLGFPFGWTLVLLALVVQAAHVQASVPGRANSVLMWGHAVFPYLPLVAVGAFLAGEALAGTRLGQVEVVAIISLLAITLVRQMITVVDNTTLLSRLRESQRDLQYLAFHDPLTGLANRALFLDRASWALERQARGDSPVGLLYCDLDGFKSINDRYGHAAGDALLRHVAERLCVATRACDTVARLGGDEFAVLLDGGGEDLARLADRVADAIHAPLALGGSFYSPEASFGLVLADSPALSTGSAPPAFQGTRSTERVDSLLEQADHAMYDAKRDHRRGMVTHRLVG